One Mycobacteroides abscessus ATCC 19977 genomic window carries:
- a CDS encoding ferredoxin--NADP reductase: protein MTDVPLGKHVLEVRIAEVIEETADSRSLVFEIPDGAADKFAYAPGQYLTLRIPSDRTGSVARCYSLSSSPHLDDRLAVTVKRTADGYGSNWICDNAHAGMHMHVLAPSGVFVPKQLDNDFLLLAGGSGVTPMMAICKSALSQGSGKVVLIYANRDEQSVIFGAALRELAAKYPDRLTVIHWLESVQGLPSQQQLATLTAPFAEHEAFICGPGPFMDASEAALKGNGMPHDRVHIEVFRSLESDPFAEVVLAEPSDDDEPPATATVELDGETHEVSWPRSTVLLDVLLAKGLDAPFSCREGHCMTCACVLKDGKVRMLVNDALSQNDIDDGYILACQAVPETDDVNVTFDE from the coding sequence GTGACGGACGTTCCGCTCGGGAAGCACGTCCTGGAGGTTCGAATCGCCGAGGTCATCGAAGAGACCGCCGACTCCCGGTCGCTGGTCTTCGAGATTCCCGACGGGGCGGCCGATAAATTCGCGTACGCCCCCGGCCAGTACCTCACGCTGCGCATTCCTTCCGACCGCACCGGATCGGTGGCGCGCTGTTACTCGCTGTCCAGCTCTCCGCATCTGGACGATCGGTTGGCCGTCACGGTCAAACGCACCGCCGACGGCTACGGGTCCAACTGGATCTGCGACAACGCCCATGCCGGCATGCACATGCATGTGCTGGCACCGTCCGGGGTTTTCGTTCCCAAACAGCTGGACAACGACTTCCTGCTGCTGGCCGGCGGCAGCGGCGTCACCCCGATGATGGCGATCTGCAAGTCCGCGCTCTCGCAGGGCAGCGGCAAGGTCGTGCTCATCTACGCCAATCGCGATGAGCAGTCGGTGATCTTCGGGGCGGCACTGCGCGAGCTGGCGGCCAAATACCCGGATCGGCTGACCGTCATCCATTGGCTCGAATCGGTGCAGGGGCTGCCCTCGCAGCAGCAACTGGCCACGCTGACCGCACCCTTCGCCGAACATGAGGCCTTCATCTGCGGCCCCGGACCATTCATGGATGCCTCGGAGGCCGCTCTCAAGGGCAATGGCATGCCGCACGATCGCGTGCATATCGAGGTTTTCCGCTCCCTGGAAAGCGACCCGTTCGCAGAGGTCGTGCTCGCCGAGCCCTCGGACGACGACGAACCACCGGCGACCGCGACCGTGGAACTGGACGGGGAGACCCACGAGGTCAGTTGGCCACGCAGCACCGTGCTACTCGACGTGTTACTCGCCAAGGGCCTGGACGCGCCGTTCTCCTGCCGTGAAGGCCACTGCATGACCTGCGCCTGCGTCCTCAAGGACGGCAAGGTCCGCATGCTGGTCAACGACGCGTTGTCCCAGAACGACATCGACGATGGCTACATCCTGGCGTGTCAGGCAGTTCCGGAAACCGACGATGTCAACGTAACCTTCGACGAGTGA
- the aqpZ gene encoding aquaporin Z, producing MSKTSTKLLAELFGTFWLVFGGCGSAIFAAKNVADAGEGNAGAIQLGIGFLGVALAFGLTVVTMAYAVGHISGGHFNPAVTLGAVAGGRLPAKELPGYWVAQVLGGLLAGTALWYIARGKPGFEATGNMAANGYGEHSPNHYSLAAVLVTEIVLTAVFIMVILGATDAGAPKGFGPLAIGLCLTLIHLISIPISNTSVNPARSTAVAFFNGGAAPGQLWLFWVAPLIGGLIGGLLYPFLFDNSRLVAEAAQD from the coding sequence ATGAGTAAGACGAGTACTAAATTGCTGGCCGAGTTATTCGGCACGTTCTGGCTGGTTTTTGGCGGCTGTGGCAGCGCGATTTTTGCGGCGAAGAATGTCGCGGATGCAGGAGAAGGAAACGCGGGTGCCATTCAATTGGGCATCGGCTTTCTCGGAGTGGCACTGGCGTTCGGGTTGACCGTGGTGACAATGGCTTACGCGGTTGGTCACATTTCGGGCGGGCATTTCAATCCGGCGGTCACACTGGGTGCGGTGGCCGGTGGGCGTCTGCCCGCCAAGGAGCTTCCCGGATACTGGGTGGCGCAGGTGCTCGGCGGGCTGCTCGCGGGCACCGCGTTGTGGTACATCGCGCGCGGTAAGCCGGGCTTTGAAGCGACCGGAAACATGGCGGCCAACGGCTACGGCGAGCACTCGCCCAATCACTACTCGTTGGCGGCGGTGTTGGTCACAGAGATCGTGCTCACGGCGGTGTTCATCATGGTCATTTTGGGTGCCACCGATGCGGGTGCGCCCAAGGGTTTCGGCCCGTTGGCAATCGGCTTGTGTCTCACACTGATTCACTTGATTTCGATTCCGATCAGCAATACGTCGGTGAACCCGGCGCGGTCGACCGCTGTCGCCTTCTTCAACGGTGGTGCGGCGCCAGGGCAGCTGTGGCTGTTTTGGGTGGCACCGCTGATCGGCGGTCTGATCGGCGGCCTGCTGTACCCGTTCTTGTTCGACAACAGCAGGTTGGTGGCCGAGGCGGCGCAGGACTGA
- the hsaC gene encoding iron-dependent extradiol dioxygenase HsaC, with amino-acid sequence MSIIKALGYMRIQATDVAAWREFGTKVLGMMEGTGDDPAALYLRMDDFAARLVIVPGESDRLLASGWEVADAPALQAVRERLAKAGVEYAEGDKAEVSDRKVEAFIQFSDPSGNTLEVFHGAQYMGRRFVSPYGHKFVTAEQGLGHVVLTCTDDVAAQEFYQDVLGFQLRDSMKLPPQLVGRPADGDPVWLRFYGCNPRHHALAFMPMPNPTGIVHLMVEVENSDDVGLCLDRANRRKVKMSATLGRHINDKMLSFYMKTPGGFDMEFGCEGMEVDDESWVARESVGVSLWGHDFSVGFK; translated from the coding sequence ATGAGCATCATCAAGGCACTCGGATACATGCGGATCCAGGCAACAGACGTTGCGGCCTGGCGAGAGTTCGGAACCAAGGTGCTTGGCATGATGGAGGGCACCGGCGACGACCCCGCGGCGCTCTACCTGCGGATGGATGATTTCGCGGCTCGCCTGGTGATCGTGCCGGGTGAGAGTGATCGGCTGCTGGCCTCCGGTTGGGAGGTCGCCGATGCGCCCGCACTACAGGCCGTGCGGGAACGTCTGGCCAAGGCCGGGGTTGAGTATGCCGAGGGCGACAAGGCGGAGGTCTCAGATCGCAAGGTCGAGGCCTTCATCCAATTCAGCGATCCGTCCGGGAATACGCTGGAGGTGTTCCACGGCGCCCAGTACATGGGACGGCGGTTTGTCAGCCCGTACGGCCACAAGTTCGTCACCGCCGAACAAGGACTTGGGCATGTGGTGCTCACGTGTACTGATGACGTTGCGGCACAAGAGTTTTACCAGGATGTACTCGGTTTCCAGCTGCGTGACTCGATGAAGCTGCCTCCTCAGCTGGTCGGCCGGCCGGCCGACGGTGATCCGGTGTGGCTGCGCTTCTACGGATGCAACCCGCGTCATCACGCGTTGGCGTTCATGCCGATGCCGAATCCCACCGGAATTGTGCACTTGATGGTCGAGGTGGAGAACTCCGATGATGTCGGGCTCTGCCTGGACCGCGCCAACCGGCGGAAGGTCAAGATGTCGGCAACGTTGGGCCGGCACATCAATGACAAGATGCTGTCCTTCTACATGAAGACTCCGGGTGGCTTCGACATGGAATTCGGCTGCGAAGGCATGGAAGTCGATGACGAGAGCTGGGTCGCGCGGGAGAGCGTCGGCGTCAGCTTGTGGGGTCACGACTTCAGCGTCGGTTTCAAGTAG
- the fmdA gene encoding formamidase: MPEVLFPLDSNKKFTEQQIIGHNRWHPDIPPAAVVKPGTSFRVHCREWFDGAIHNDDSADDIRDAPLTTVHALSGPFSVEGAQPGDLLIVDILDVGPIPQEDSGPLAGQGWGYTGIFPTVNGGGFLTEQFPDAYKAIWDFSGQTATSRHVPGVRFTGIVHPGLMGTAPSAELLARWNAREGALIATDPNRVPALALPPEPRDAVLGALSGDSFDRAAAEAARTAPPRENGGNQDIKNLTKGSRVFYPVFVPGGKLSVGDLHFSQGDGEITFCGAIEMGGFIDLHVDVIKGGMDTYGVFENAIFMPGNTDPQYSQWLAFSGTSVTLDDEQRYLDSHLAYQRACLHAIDYLTKFGYSPEQAYLLLGAAPIEGRLSGVVDIPNSCATVYIPTAIFDFPVTPTASGPVRIDPGPGAPRSVAR; encoded by the coding sequence ATGCCCGAGGTGTTGTTCCCGCTGGATTCGAACAAGAAGTTCACCGAGCAACAAATCATCGGGCACAACAGGTGGCACCCCGATATTCCGCCGGCCGCCGTCGTGAAGCCAGGGACTTCCTTCCGGGTGCACTGCCGCGAATGGTTCGACGGCGCGATCCACAATGACGACTCCGCTGACGACATTCGAGATGCCCCGCTAACCACTGTGCACGCCCTGTCCGGGCCGTTCTCGGTGGAAGGGGCGCAGCCGGGCGACCTGCTCATCGTCGATATTCTCGACGTGGGACCGATACCGCAGGAGGATTCCGGTCCGCTAGCCGGTCAGGGCTGGGGCTACACCGGGATCTTCCCGACGGTGAACGGCGGCGGTTTTCTCACCGAGCAGTTTCCCGACGCGTACAAGGCGATTTGGGACTTCTCGGGGCAGACGGCGACGTCGCGGCATGTCCCGGGTGTCCGATTCACGGGGATCGTGCATCCGGGTCTGATGGGCACGGCACCGTCCGCGGAATTGTTGGCGAGGTGGAATGCTCGCGAGGGCGCGTTGATCGCCACTGACCCTAACCGTGTTCCCGCGCTGGCACTTCCACCCGAACCCAGGGACGCGGTGCTGGGCGCGCTGAGCGGGGACTCTTTTGATCGGGCTGCGGCCGAGGCGGCCCGCACCGCGCCACCGCGGGAGAACGGCGGCAACCAGGACATCAAAAATCTGACCAAGGGCAGCAGGGTGTTCTACCCGGTGTTCGTGCCCGGCGGCAAGCTGTCGGTGGGCGATCTGCACTTCTCGCAGGGCGATGGCGAGATCACCTTCTGCGGCGCCATTGAGATGGGCGGCTTCATCGATCTGCATGTAGACGTGATCAAGGGTGGCATGGACACCTACGGGGTCTTCGAGAACGCCATCTTCATGCCGGGCAACACCGATCCGCAGTATTCTCAGTGGCTGGCGTTCTCGGGGACCTCCGTCACTCTGGACGATGAACAGCGTTATCTGGATTCGCATTTGGCGTATCAGCGCGCCTGCCTGCATGCCATCGACTATCTGACCAAGTTCGGTTACAGTCCCGAGCAGGCCTATCTGCTACTGGGCGCCGCGCCCATCGAGGGGCGATTGTCCGGTGTGGTGGATATTCCGAATTCCTGTGCCACTGTTTATATTCCGACTGCCATCTTTGATTTTCCGGTGACGCCGACGGCCTCCGGGCCGGTCCGGATCGATCCCGGCCCGGGCGCGCCTCGCTCGGTCGCGCGCTGA
- a CDS encoding membrane protein — translation METKASPWPAYRLAAMLLGVGVVHFVAPKPFDDIVPAGLPGDPRLYTYASGVAELGTGALLLAPKTRRLGGTLAALLFIAVFPANINMVRLWWDKPLALKLGAIARLPMQIPMITEALKVRRTA, via the coding sequence ATGGAGACCAAAGCTAGCCCCTGGCCCGCCTACCGACTGGCCGCGATGCTGCTCGGCGTCGGCGTGGTGCACTTCGTCGCGCCGAAACCGTTCGACGACATCGTCCCCGCAGGACTCCCCGGTGATCCCCGGCTCTATACCTACGCCTCCGGTGTTGCCGAGCTCGGCACCGGCGCGTTGCTGCTGGCACCCAAGACGCGCAGGCTCGGCGGCACGCTGGCCGCACTGCTGTTCATTGCCGTCTTCCCTGCCAACATCAACATGGTGCGGCTGTGGTGGGACAAGCCGCTGGCGCTGAAGCTCGGCGCCATTGCCCGGCTCCCGATGCAAATCCCGATGATCACCGAAGCACTGAAGGTGCGCCGTACGGCATAG
- the hsaA gene encoding 3-hydroxy-9,10-secoandrosta-1,3,5(10)-triene-9,17-dione monooxygenase oxygenase subunit: MTTTEQREHSDEVLSVLSQIDDLLPTLRKRAQETEDLRRLPDATVAELQEIGFFKLLQPSQWGGYETAPTTFYEAVRRLGSACGSTGWVASIIGVHNWHLALFDQQAQEEVWGDDTDVRVSSSYAPMGAGVVTDAGDGYLVNGSWNWSSGCDHATWAFLGGPVIKDGRPVDFGSFLIPRTEYRIDDVWNVVGLRGTGSNTVVVKDVFVPKHRFLSYKKMNDQTAGGYQTNTAPVYKMPWGTMHPTTITAPIMGMAYGAYDAHVEAQGKRVRAAYAGEKAKDDPFTKVRVAEAASDIDAGWRQLIGNVGDEYALIAAGQEVPFELRAAARRDQVRATGRAIASIDLLFENSGATALSNDAPVQRFWRDAHAGRVHAANDAERAYQIWGNHAFELPATDTMV, translated from the coding sequence GTGACGACGACCGAACAGCGGGAGCATTCTGACGAGGTTCTCTCGGTGCTTTCTCAGATAGACGACCTGCTGCCGACCCTGCGCAAGCGTGCGCAGGAGACCGAGGACCTGCGGCGTCTGCCCGACGCCACGGTCGCCGAACTGCAGGAGATCGGCTTCTTCAAGCTGCTGCAGCCGTCGCAGTGGGGTGGATACGAGACCGCGCCGACCACCTTCTACGAGGCGGTCCGCCGCCTGGGGAGCGCGTGTGGCTCGACGGGCTGGGTTGCCTCGATCATCGGCGTGCACAACTGGCACTTAGCCCTGTTCGACCAGCAGGCGCAGGAGGAAGTGTGGGGAGACGACACCGATGTGCGGGTGTCCTCCTCGTATGCCCCGATGGGTGCCGGTGTGGTGACCGACGCGGGCGACGGCTACCTCGTGAACGGTTCATGGAACTGGTCCTCGGGCTGCGACCACGCCACCTGGGCGTTCCTTGGCGGTCCGGTCATCAAGGACGGTCGCCCCGTCGACTTCGGCAGCTTCCTGATCCCGCGCACCGAGTACCGCATCGATGACGTGTGGAACGTGGTCGGCCTGCGCGGCACCGGTAGCAACACCGTGGTGGTGAAGGACGTGTTCGTGCCGAAGCATCGTTTCCTGTCGTACAAGAAGATGAACGACCAGACCGCCGGTGGGTATCAGACCAACACCGCGCCGGTCTACAAGATGCCTTGGGGCACAATGCACCCCACTACCATCACCGCGCCGATCATGGGCATGGCCTACGGCGCGTACGACGCGCATGTCGAGGCGCAGGGCAAGCGGGTACGTGCCGCTTACGCCGGCGAGAAGGCCAAGGACGACCCGTTCACCAAGGTGCGGGTGGCCGAGGCGGCCAGTGACATCGACGCCGGGTGGCGTCAGCTGATCGGCAATGTGGGTGATGAATACGCGCTGATCGCGGCGGGCCAGGAGGTTCCCTTCGAGCTGCGTGCCGCGGCGCGACGCGACCAGGTACGTGCCACCGGCCGGGCGATCGCTTCGATCGACCTGCTCTTTGAGAACTCCGGCGCCACCGCATTGTCGAACGACGCTCCGGTGCAGCGTTTCTGGCGCGACGCCCACGCCGGCCGCGTGCACGCGGCCAATGACGCAGAGCGGGCTTACCAGATTTGGGGTAACCACGCCTTTGAGCTGCCCGCCACCGACACAATGGTTTAG
- a CDS encoding agmatine deiminase family protein, producing the protein MHRRHLFKLGAATAGAVMLTACADPPDGDVDTDVVNDSTSWRMPDEGEPHLRTWMAFGASAEIWGKRLNRKVQQNLGAIARAIAQFEPVSMLVRPEETELARQLAGPGIELVPVALNDLWIRDSGPVYVHNESGRAAVDFNFNGWGGKQEHKSDAMVAAEVAKRAGVPTIHTELVLEGGAIEVDGRGTAIVTESCVLNDNRNRGRSKGEVEAELRRLLGLHKVIWLPGIAGMDITDGHTDFYARFAGPGVVVAGLDNDPDSFDYEVTRRHLDILTSATDAAGRPLHVEVLEAPEQGRDEFESEDFAAGYINFYLANGGVIAPQFGDPQADTKAKSTLERLFPGRRVVQLDIDGIAAGGGGIHCATQQEPR; encoded by the coding sequence ATGCACAGACGACATCTGTTCAAGCTCGGTGCGGCGACCGCGGGTGCCGTCATGCTGACCGCCTGCGCCGACCCACCGGACGGTGACGTCGATACTGACGTGGTGAACGACAGCACCTCATGGCGCATGCCGGATGAAGGCGAACCCCATCTGCGCACCTGGATGGCGTTCGGCGCCAGTGCAGAGATCTGGGGCAAACGACTCAACCGAAAGGTTCAACAGAATCTCGGAGCCATCGCCCGAGCCATCGCACAGTTCGAGCCGGTGTCAATGTTGGTGCGACCAGAAGAGACCGAATTGGCCCGCCAATTGGCGGGGCCCGGCATCGAGCTGGTACCCGTCGCACTGAACGACCTGTGGATACGGGACAGCGGACCCGTGTATGTCCACAATGAAAGCGGCCGGGCCGCTGTCGATTTCAACTTCAACGGCTGGGGCGGCAAACAAGAACACAAGTCCGACGCCATGGTTGCCGCCGAGGTCGCCAAACGGGCCGGAGTCCCCACCATCCACACCGAACTCGTCCTGGAGGGCGGGGCCATCGAAGTCGACGGCCGGGGCACCGCAATCGTCACCGAAAGCTGCGTGCTCAACGACAATCGCAACCGAGGCCGCTCCAAGGGCGAGGTGGAAGCCGAGTTGCGGCGCTTGCTCGGTCTGCACAAGGTCATCTGGCTGCCCGGCATAGCCGGCATGGATATCACGGACGGGCACACCGATTTCTACGCACGGTTCGCCGGCCCGGGGGTCGTCGTCGCCGGGCTGGACAACGACCCCGACTCCTTTGACTATGAGGTGACACGACGGCACCTCGACATCCTCACATCGGCCACCGATGCGGCCGGGCGCCCCCTACACGTGGAGGTGCTCGAAGCCCCGGAGCAGGGGCGAGATGAGTTCGAGTCAGAGGATTTCGCTGCCGGATATATCAACTTCTACCTCGCCAATGGCGGCGTCATCGCACCCCAATTCGGCGACCCGCAGGCAGATACGAAGGCCAAGTCCACCCTGGAGCGACTCTTCCCGGGCCGCAGGGTGGTTCAGCTCGATATCGACGGTATAGCGGCCGGTGGAGGCGGCATCCACTGCGCCACACAGCAGGAACCCCGATAG
- a CDS encoding acyl-CoA dehydrogenase — protein sequence MSVPSGLRASGSSEVQEAARDAVRQWARSAAVIESVRKMESEPDGWGPAYVGLAELGIFGVAVPEAAGGSGAGFDDMIAMVDEAAASLVPGPVATSALVAVVLAADGHEELVPPLAAGERTAGLALTGNLAIADGLASGVLPAVLGGTADGVLLAPVPDGWVLVDCAEAGVAVEAKKATDFSRPWVTVTLHGAAVRPVGLPAAVIADLSVVTLSAEAVGVARWALQTAVEYAKVREQFGKQIGSFQAIKHMCAEMLCRVEQADVAVWDAAGCAQDVLANKGDSQQLSLAAAVAAAVAVDAAVANTKDCIQILGGIGFTWEHDAHLYLRRAYALQSFVGKPAVWRRKAAALTIGGIRRSLTIDLGEVESQRAEVAGQVAEIASAPKAEHQVRLAEAGFLAPHWPAPYGLGAGAAQQLLIDQELHAAGVNRPDLVIGWWAAPTILEHGTPEQIAQFVAPTLRGEIEWCQLFSEPGAGSDLAALRTKATRVDGGWKLDGQKVWNSKAQIADWAICLARTNPDVPKHKGITYFLLDMKTPGITVRPLREITGEEMFNEVFLDGVIVPDENVVGSVDDGWRLARTTLANERVAMAGGGTLDEAMESLLALIGDTELDAAQLDTLGAFVCSAQTGALLDLRTALRAIGGQDPGAASSVRKLVGVRHRQGLSEHILDYVDTHGAVESREMWLFMRDRCLSIAGGTTQILLSVAGERLLGLPR from the coding sequence GGCCAGGAGTGCGGCGGTCATCGAGTCGGTCCGGAAGATGGAATCCGAGCCTGATGGATGGGGTCCCGCGTACGTAGGGCTGGCTGAACTGGGCATTTTCGGTGTCGCCGTACCGGAGGCCGCGGGCGGATCGGGTGCCGGATTCGACGACATGATCGCGATGGTCGACGAGGCCGCCGCGTCATTGGTGCCCGGCCCTGTTGCCACCAGCGCATTGGTGGCGGTGGTGCTCGCCGCCGATGGGCACGAGGAATTGGTCCCACCGCTGGCGGCCGGGGAGCGCACGGCGGGACTGGCGCTGACCGGGAACCTGGCCATTGCCGATGGGCTGGCTTCGGGCGTGTTGCCGGCCGTGTTGGGCGGTACGGCTGACGGGGTCTTGCTGGCCCCGGTGCCCGACGGCTGGGTGCTGGTGGACTGTGCCGAGGCGGGCGTCGCGGTCGAGGCCAAGAAGGCGACCGACTTCTCGCGTCCCTGGGTCACGGTCACACTGCATGGCGCGGCGGTGCGACCGGTGGGCCTGCCCGCCGCGGTGATCGCCGATCTGTCGGTGGTCACGCTCTCGGCCGAGGCGGTGGGTGTGGCGCGGTGGGCGCTGCAGACCGCTGTCGAGTACGCCAAGGTGCGCGAGCAGTTCGGTAAGCAGATCGGCAGTTTCCAGGCCATCAAGCACATGTGCGCGGAAATGTTGTGCCGTGTCGAACAGGCCGATGTCGCCGTCTGGGACGCCGCTGGTTGCGCGCAGGACGTCCTCGCGAACAAGGGTGATTCCCAACAGCTTTCGCTGGCCGCGGCCGTTGCGGCGGCGGTGGCTGTCGATGCCGCGGTGGCCAACACCAAGGACTGTATCCAGATTCTCGGTGGTATCGGGTTCACCTGGGAACACGACGCCCATCTGTATCTGCGGCGGGCATATGCCCTGCAGTCCTTCGTGGGCAAGCCGGCGGTATGGCGGCGCAAGGCCGCCGCATTGACCATCGGTGGTATCCGCCGGTCACTGACGATCGACCTCGGCGAGGTGGAGAGCCAGCGCGCGGAGGTCGCCGGGCAGGTCGCAGAAATCGCCTCGGCGCCAAAGGCTGAGCATCAGGTTCGGCTGGCCGAGGCGGGTTTCTTGGCGCCGCACTGGCCGGCGCCCTATGGGCTTGGCGCGGGCGCGGCGCAGCAGCTGCTCATCGATCAGGAGCTGCATGCCGCCGGCGTCAACCGTCCTGATCTGGTCATCGGCTGGTGGGCGGCTCCTACGATCCTTGAGCACGGAACACCGGAGCAGATAGCGCAATTCGTCGCACCCACGCTGCGCGGTGAGATCGAGTGGTGCCAGCTGTTCTCCGAGCCCGGCGCCGGTAGTGACCTTGCGGCTTTGCGTACCAAGGCAACCCGGGTCGATGGTGGCTGGAAGCTCGATGGGCAGAAGGTCTGGAACTCCAAGGCGCAGATAGCAGACTGGGCCATCTGTCTGGCCCGCACCAATCCCGATGTCCCCAAGCACAAGGGCATCACGTACTTCCTACTGGACATGAAGACGCCGGGGATCACCGTGCGGCCACTGCGCGAGATCACCGGCGAGGAGATGTTCAACGAGGTCTTCCTTGACGGTGTCATCGTTCCGGACGAGAACGTAGTCGGCTCTGTTGACGACGGCTGGCGCCTGGCCCGTACTACTTTGGCCAATGAGCGGGTGGCGATGGCCGGTGGCGGCACATTGGATGAGGCCATGGAGTCGCTGCTGGCGCTCATTGGCGATACCGAATTGGATGCGGCGCAATTGGATACGCTCGGTGCTTTCGTATGCTCGGCGCAGACGGGCGCGCTGCTGGATCTGCGCACCGCGCTACGCGCCATCGGCGGCCAGGACCCCGGCGCGGCCTCCAGTGTGCGCAAGCTCGTCGGTGTGAGACATCGCCAAGGGCTCTCCGAGCACATCTTGGATTACGTGGACACCCACGGTGCGGTGGAATCGCGTGAGATGTGGCTGTTCATGCGGGACCGGTGCTTGTCCATCGCCGGAGGCACCACCCAGATCCTGCTCAGCGTGGCGGGTGAGCGGCTACTCGGCTTGCCGCGCTAG
- the arr gene encoding NAD(+)--rifampin ADP-ribosyltransferase, which produces MTMPNFFEAHESGAYFHGTKADLAIGDLLTPGHLSNYEEGRVMNHIYVTKTLVGAGLAAMMAKGEGRGHVYIVEPEGTLEDDPNVTDKKFPGNPTHSYRSREPVRIVGEVLDWEGPPPEFMETFRAGLADLKRKGNAVIYD; this is translated from the coding sequence ATGACGATGCCCAACTTTTTCGAGGCGCACGAATCGGGTGCGTACTTCCATGGCACCAAGGCCGACCTCGCGATAGGCGATCTGCTGACGCCGGGACATCTGTCGAATTACGAGGAGGGCCGCGTCATGAACCACATTTATGTGACGAAGACGCTAGTTGGCGCGGGCCTGGCGGCCATGATGGCCAAGGGTGAGGGCAGAGGCCATGTCTACATCGTGGAACCGGAAGGCACCCTGGAAGACGACCCCAACGTGACGGACAAGAAATTCCCCGGCAACCCCACGCACTCGTACCGTTCCCGGGAGCCGGTGCGCATCGTGGGCGAGGTACTGGACTGGGAGGGGCCCCCGCCCGAATTCATGGAAACCTTCCGGGCCGGGCTGGCCGACCTCAAGCGCAAGGGAAACGCGGTCATCTATGACTGA
- the hsaB gene encoding 3-hydroxy-9,10-secoandrosta-1,3,5(10)-triene-9,17-dione monooxygenase reductase subunit — protein sequence MSTPEIDPRTFRNVLGQFCTGITIITTTHEDVPVGFACQSFAALSLEPPLVLFCPTKQSRSWAAIAASGKFCVNVLAEDQREVSARFGSREPDKFAGINWRPSGLGSPIINGSLAHIDCEVANVHDGGDHWVVFGSVKELSERAVIPSAESAARPLLFYRGQYTGIEPDKNTPADWRNDLEAFLTATTEDTWL from the coding sequence ATGTCTACACCGGAGATTGATCCTCGTACCTTCCGGAATGTACTGGGGCAATTCTGCACCGGTATCACCATCATCACCACGACGCATGAGGACGTGCCGGTGGGGTTTGCCTGCCAGTCTTTCGCGGCGCTGTCACTGGAGCCGCCGCTGGTGCTGTTCTGCCCGACCAAGCAATCTCGATCCTGGGCGGCCATTGCGGCGTCCGGTAAGTTCTGTGTGAATGTTCTCGCCGAGGACCAGCGTGAGGTCTCGGCCCGATTCGGATCACGAGAGCCCGATAAGTTCGCCGGAATTAACTGGCGTCCATCAGGTCTCGGTTCACCGATCATCAATGGTTCGCTGGCGCATATCGATTGCGAAGTCGCAAACGTCCACGACGGCGGGGACCACTGGGTGGTCTTCGGATCCGTCAAGGAGCTCTCAGAACGCGCGGTGATTCCGTCGGCCGAATCTGCCGCGCGTCCGCTGTTGTTCTACCGCGGGCAGTACACCGGTATCGAGCCGGACAAGAACACGCCCGCGGATTGGCGCAACGATCTGGAAGCATTCCTCACCGCGACCACCGAGGACACCTGGTTGTAA